In a single window of the Deltaproteobacteria bacterium genome:
- a CDS encoding phosphotransferase — MQGLKDKLAAKVAEVFGAGARVRGWEALAGDASSRRYFRVSLDARGAPCSVIVMSWNDSGLPVSSEELALFDKPPEELPFLNVHRFLQGIGVRVPAIYGQWVEQGLMLLEDLGDASLWDRVREAPEVEVLQWYQRAIDELLVLQIGGTRARNDQCMAFRQAFDQRLYLWEFDHFIEYGLEAGDKGSLPASERRLLDEAFGGIAGHLSAQPRVLNHRDFHSWNLMTLDDAVAVIDFQDALLAPAQYDLASLLNDRETDQVVTPAVEEQLIDYYLERWQEWGESARGRDEFVESYLLSALQRDFKVVGRFRYLDLVKGKPGYKQYIAPTLRRIGRNLRRAPGVEQLLPVLAAHFEEIS; from the coding sequence ATGCAGGGGCTGAAGGATAAGCTGGCGGCCAAGGTGGCCGAAGTCTTCGGCGCTGGGGCGCGGGTGAGGGGGTGGGAGGCGTTGGCCGGCGACGCGTCTTCCCGCCGTTATTTCCGTGTGAGCCTCGACGCGCGGGGCGCCCCGTGCTCGGTGATCGTCATGAGCTGGAACGACTCAGGGCTGCCGGTCTCGTCGGAGGAGCTGGCGCTGTTCGACAAGCCCCCGGAGGAGCTGCCTTTCCTGAACGTCCACCGGTTTCTCCAAGGGATCGGAGTCCGGGTGCCGGCGATTTACGGCCAATGGGTGGAGCAGGGCCTGATGCTCCTCGAGGACCTAGGGGACGCCAGCCTATGGGACCGGGTGCGGGAGGCGCCCGAAGTGGAGGTGCTGCAGTGGTACCAAAGGGCCATAGACGAGTTGCTGGTGCTTCAGATTGGCGGCACCCGAGCCAGGAACGACCAATGCATGGCTTTCCGGCAGGCCTTCGACCAACGGCTTTACCTTTGGGAGTTCGATCACTTCATCGAGTACGGCCTGGAGGCGGGTGACAAGGGGAGTTTGCCGGCATCCGAACGGCGGCTTCTGGACGAGGCCTTCGGTGGCATCGCCGGGCATCTTTCGGCTCAGCCGCGGGTGCTCAATCACCGGGACTTCCATAGCTGGAACCTGATGACGCTCGATGACGCGGTGGCGGTCATCGACTTTCAGGATGCCTTGCTGGCACCCGCACAGTACGATCTCGCGTCGCTGCTGAACGACCGGGAGACGGATCAAGTTGTCACTCCGGCAGTGGAAGAGCAGCTAATCGACTACTATCTCGAACGCTGGCAAGAATGGGGCGAGTCCGCGCGCGGCCGGGACGAGTTCGTGGAGTCCTACCTGCTCTCCGCACTGCAGCGGGACTTTAAGGTGGTGGGCCGTTTTCGCTACCTTGACCTGGTAAAGGGAAAGCCTGGCTACAAGCAATACATCGCCCCGACCT
- a CDS encoding carbon-nitrogen hydrolase codes for MAQINPRLGDVGANMAIYEARVREAAAAGVDVLVFPELSLTGYFLRDMVPDVAVRLESAEMQRLRELSREIALVAGLVLESADHRYFNAAVYLEEGEVRHVHRKVYLPTYGMFDEQRYFARGDRVRAFDTRHGRLALLICEDLWHPSTVYLAALDGALSIVCPSSSPLRGVTDGADQDDNARYWELITRTYAETYGLFVVHANRVGFEDGVGFWGGSGILDPFGRTVCKADYYDEAFVVGEVSPEAVRRKRTRAPLMRDEDVDLTIRELERIRR; via the coding sequence ATGGCTCAGATCAACCCCAGGTTGGGCGACGTGGGCGCCAACATGGCCATCTACGAGGCCCGGGTACGCGAGGCCGCGGCCGCCGGCGTGGATGTCCTCGTGTTCCCGGAGTTGAGTCTCACGGGCTACTTCCTGCGCGACATGGTCCCGGACGTGGCCGTCCGCCTGGAGAGCGCGGAGATGCAGCGGCTCCGGGAGCTCAGCCGGGAGATCGCCCTTGTGGCCGGACTGGTGCTGGAGAGCGCGGACCACCGCTACTTCAACGCCGCGGTCTACCTGGAGGAGGGGGAGGTCCGTCACGTCCACCGCAAGGTCTACCTGCCCACCTACGGCATGTTCGACGAGCAGCGCTACTTCGCCCGGGGCGACCGCGTGCGCGCCTTCGACACCCGCCATGGGCGGCTCGCGTTGCTCATATGCGAGGACCTCTGGCATCCCTCCACGGTCTACCTGGCGGCGCTGGACGGGGCCCTGTCCATCGTCTGCCCCTCTTCCAGTCCCCTGCGCGGGGTCACCGACGGGGCGGACCAGGACGACAACGCGCGCTATTGGGAGCTCATCACCCGGACTTACGCCGAGACCTACGGTCTCTTCGTGGTGCACGCCAACCGCGTGGGCTTCGAGGACGGCGTGGGCTTCTGGGGCGGCTCCGGCATCCTCGACCCCTTCGGCCGAACCGTGTGCAAGGCGGACTACTACGACGAGGCGTTCGTGGTCGGGGAAGTGTCCCCCGAAGCGGTGCGGCGCAAGCGCACGCGCGCGCCGCTCATGCGCGACGAGGACGTGGACCTCACCATCCGGGAGCTGGAGCGTATCCGCCGCTAG